In Aeromicrobium wangtongii, the DNA window GACCTGGTGACCACGCTCGAGCAGCTCACGCGCCAGGCCCAGACCGATGCCCCGGGTACCGCCGGTGACGACAGCCACCCGGCGGCCGGTCAGCGCGGTTCCCACGCCAACGATCCGTGCACGAAGTGGGTCGTGGTCTCGCCGCTCATCAGCTGCCAGACGATCGCCAGCTCGCGGGTGTCCGGATCCATCAGGAACTCGCGTCCACGGATCTTCTCGATGCCGGTCTTGTCGACCCCGACCAGGTGCTGCACCGTGAACAGTGCGCGGCCGTAGGAGGTGGCGTTGCCGAACACCTCGGGGCCCTCGAACATCGTGCGGGCGCCATCGCGATAGCGGTCGAAGGTGTACTCCCGCTCGAGATCGCCGCTCCACGTGATCGTGTGCCGCGCCGAACGCAGCGAGGTGGGCTCGTGCTCGATGCGCACCTGCACCTGGCCCTCGGTGGTCTGGTCGGCGCCGTTGACGAACAGCGTCCCGGTCCAGGCGCCGGCCTGCTTGGTGGGCAGGACGTGCGGACGGGGCCCGCGCTCCTTCTCCAGCTCGCGCCACTGGTCGACGTACTCCTGGGTTGCAGGATTGGTCTCCCGGTCAGTGGTGCGCTTGTAGACACCGTTGAAGACCGCGCAGACGGCCCATCCGTCGTGCAGCACCGAGGAGTAGACCTGGGTCTCCCCGTCAGGAAGAACCTGGTTCCAGGTGCGC includes these proteins:
- a CDS encoding calponin homology domain-containing protein; the encoded protein is MSVQAQVETSEWQKRIEGEWHGIPGLFDAQGNHVGFEYIARASEVTAEGARYWMDSKLSGAGPLRNRFELGAQFDFGVVDSDENRVYTGPDFYGTGQPYGLFVEANYYSPGWQADLRTWNQVLPDGETQVYSSVLHDGWAVCAVFNGVYKRTTDRETNPATQEYVDQWRELEKERGPRPHVLPTKQAGAWTGTLFVNGADQTTEGQVQVRIEHEPTSLRSARHTITWSGDLEREYTFDRYRDGARTMFEGPEVFGNATSYGRALFTVQHLVGVDKTGIEKIRGREFLMDPDTRELAIVWQLMSGETTTHFVHGSLAWEPR